From Mya arenaria isolate MELC-2E11 chromosome 1, ASM2691426v1, a single genomic window includes:
- the LOC128227236 gene encoding gamma-aminobutyric acid type B receptor subunit 2-like: protein MADSSLVGISGRLSFAEGGADPDKSMVVQHIQGGQRVTVGYVTRNTNDKQSNWFDGVLKWKDNKIPRDSTYVTYREITIPPVMYITLCTLAACGIILALSLFGFNIVFRNNKIVKMSSPNINNVLLLGCMMCYSTVFLKPTETTHGSVCKARVCLFCIGFTVTFGALFSKTWRVYRIFTNKKLLRMTIKDYQLLAIIGVLVAVMTGVLIAWEAVEPHSVVVQYLEKEVHMDENDAEIRPFVRMCRSDYSAYFGWSVYIIEGALLSFGAFLAWETRHVKIEALNDSHQIGLCLYNVVVLSAVGLTLSLLLENEVVMLYGITSGCLIIGTTVTQLVVFLPKIHAVHSKVEIEVQNTGMSASNTRSRSATNTKSGDDHASDNK from the exons ATGGCCGACTCGTCACTCGTCGGAATATCTGGCCGCCTCTCATTCGCAGAAGGAGGCGCTGATCCTGACAAGAGTATGGTGGTACAACACATACAAG GAGGCCAAAGAGTGACAGTCGGTTATGTGACACGGAATACCAATGACAAGCAAAGTAACTGGTTTGACGGAGTGCTGAAATGGAAAG ACAACAAAATACCACGTGACTCGACATACGTGACCTACCGAGAGATCACCATCCCTCCAGTAATGTACATAACCTTGTGCACCTTGGCAGCCTGTGGGATCATCCTGGCTCTCTCCTTGTTTGGGTTCAACATTGTGTTCAGGAACAacaa AATAGTGAAGATGTCCTCCCCGAACATTAACAACGTGTTACTATTGGGATGTATGATGTGCTACTCAACTGTGTTTCTGAAACCGACAGAAACGACGCATGGATCTGTTTGCAAG GCTCGCGTCTGCCTCTTCTGTATCGGGTTTACAGTGACATTTGGTGCGTTATTCTCTAAAACATGGCGAGTCTACAGAATCTTCACCAACAAGAAACTTCTTAGAATG ACAATTAAAGACTACCAACTTCTTGCAATAATCGGTGTCCTAGTTGCTGTGATGACCGGCGTCCTTATTGCATGGGAGGCAGTTGAGCCTCATTCAGTAGTTGTGCAGTACCTGGAAAAAGAG gtaCATATGGATGAAAACGACGCCGAAATTCGACCGTTTGTGCGCATGTGCAGGTCTGATTATTCGGCGTACTTCGGCTGGTCCGTCTACATTATAGAGGGCGCACTTCTGTCGTTTGGAGCATTCCTTGCCTGGGAAACACGACAC gTAAAGATCGAGGCCCTGAACGACTCTCACCAGATTGGCCTCTGTCTGTACAACGTGGTCGTCCTGAGCGCGGTTGGCCTCACCTTGTCTCTTCTCCTGGAGAATGAGGTTGTCATGCTTTATGGGATCACGTCCGGATGTCTCATCATTGGAACTACAGTCACACAGCTCGTGGTGTTTCTACCAAAG ATACATGCCGTTCACTCAAAGGTGGAAATCGAAGTACAAAATACCGGCATGTCCGCATCGAATACCAGATCAAGGTCGGCAACTAACACTAAGAGTGGGGATGACCATGCCTCGGATAACAAGTAG